In Primulina eburnea isolate SZY01 chromosome 14, ASM2296580v1, whole genome shotgun sequence, the following proteins share a genomic window:
- the LOC140812348 gene encoding uncharacterized protein: MVQSLQQQIQQNQLEMQQNQLEMQEMRSMFLQNMNKQNQQEHVASGGIGSGIGNDSGSNGDIDIGAKKNGDFYHVYQSNLRNVSPGDIRANTKCKLLHWCAYELVVAEGRIESTDPNTKVHYAVPGRSCWKVWVDKVLVEKVDLIRPNDEMQFLEDAIGSTTAWLSKFKYCANDTYSTDLRVLKV, encoded by the exons ATGGTACAAAGCCTCCaacaacaaatacaacaaaatcagctagaaatgcaacaaaatcagctagaaatgCAAGAAATGAGGTCCatgtttttacaaaatatgAATAAACAAAATCAGCAAGAACAT GTTGCTAGTGGTGGTATCGGTAGTGGTATCGGGAATGATAGTGGTAGCAATGGTGATATCGATATTGGTGCCAAGAAAAATGGTGATTTTTATCATGTTTATCAG TCAAATTTGAGGAATGTGAGTCCTGGAGATATTCGTGCTAATACTAAATGTAAGCTGCTTCATTGGTGTGCTTATGAATTAGTTGTTGCAGAAGGTCGAATTGAATCCACAGATCCTAACACAAAAGTGCATTACGCTGTTCCTGGTAGATCTTGTTGGAAAGTTTGGGTTGATAAGGTTTTGGTGGAAAAAGTGGACCTAATTCGTCCAAATGATGAAATGCAGTTTCTCGAGGACGCGATAGGAAGCACGACCGCATGGTTATCTAAATTTAAGTATTGTGCGAATGATACATATTCTACTGATTTGCGTGTATTGAAAGTTTAA
- the LOC140811222 gene encoding uncharacterized protein has product MEASTNTVFRPPVLDGSNYALWKVKMRVFIKSIEERAWLRVLDGWSPPKIEDTDGDTRLKPESTWTIDEVQTSNFNSRALNAIFSSVDTRMFNLITNCVCAKEAWDILQKHCEGYESVHKTRLRMVTSKFESLGMEDKESILEYDNRLRQLSNEAHSFGDPMPNERLVNKVLRSLPERFNVKVCAIEESKDTSKINLDGLMSSLRTFEMNLDLQRKDKWKTIALEASTESHDEILQISKEVNEFDLGEESIFLITKKFGDYLKTMREKKKIGQTSVLPNITTPAKAQKFTPMKGKFRTRNELQIQSTARNLDSVKCRECSGFGHYANECGNRLRRNKGMTDTLSDEKSDDDQESNESEKHTSLSVVLPYLVAKENTELKSQVSRLEVILSKKDLELCKVKEELGDASQILAKLNSSSSKLDSLLMIGKNDKAGLGYMNHQFEIRESSNTERKPTIFNKRSVQISNTSHTEKGVSSKGQISTKKSKSRKRHFICHYCFRPTNLAGIWYFDSCCSRHMTGTRSADNCYQLGEDLMCNHSKVSELNLWHQKLGHANFKTLKNLGKYDAVRGMPNLSSGIPYVCGACQKVESLGGKKDSFVCVDDFSRFTWVSFLREKSDTFAVFKKLHAKITNLHDLRVDLTGKTIEDDIDGLLNVSETLPNTDVVPRFDIPSKIQKNYPSSQIIGEAFGGMQTRRKEKVDYRKMMGLVCMTSVYSQSAFLNGILNEEAYVSQPKGFEDPNHPNHLYKLKKAFYGLKQAPRAWYQVDPKITHLKAVKRILRYISGTFDLGLWYTKEKNTNLVGFSDADWAGNLDDRKSTTGGCFYLGNNLVSCYSRKQNCVSLSTAESEYVAAASCCSQLL; this is encoded by the exons ATGGAAGCATCAACAAACACTGTTTTTAGACCTCCCGTGTTGGATGGATCGAACTATGCTTTGTGGAAAGTAAAAATGAGGGTCTTTATAAAATCTATTGAAGAAAGAGCTTGGCTACGTGTACTTGATGGGTGGAGCCCACCAAAGATCGAGGATACTGATGGAGACACTCGGCTCAAACCTGAAAGTACATGGACAATCGATGAAGTGCAAACTTCAAATTTTAACTCCAGGGCTCTCAATGCTATATTTTCATCTGTTGACACAAGAATGTTTAACTTAATCACCAATTGTGTCTGTGCCAAAGAAGCTTGGGATATACTTCAGAAACATTGTGAAGGATACGAGAGCGTGCATAAAACTAGGCTAAGGATGGTGacatcaaaatttgaaagcttGGGGATGGAGGACAAGGAGTCTATTCTTGAGTATGATAACCGTTTGAGACAACTTTCTAATGAAGCTCACAGTTTCGGAGATCCCATGCCCAATGAAAGATTGGTGAACAAAGTTTTAAGATCTCTTCCTGAGAGATTTAATGTCAAAGTGTGTGCAATTGAAGAATCTAAAGACACTTCAAAAATCAATCTGGATGGATTAATGAGTTCTCTCAGAACCTTTGAGATGAACCTCGATTTACAAAGGAAGGATAAATGGAAGACAATAGCCCTTGAAGCCTCAACAGAATCTCATGATGAAATCCTTCAAATATCTAAAGAGGTGAATGAGTTTGATTTAGGTGAAGAATCGATCTTTCTAATTACTAAGAAATTTGGTGATTACCTGAAGACTATGAgagagaagaagaaaattggACAAACATCAGTATTGCCCAATATCACCACTCCTGCAAAAGCTCAAAAGTTTACTCCTATGAAAGGAAAATTTCGAACAAGGAATGAACTGCAAATCCAATCAACTGCCAGAAATCTGGATTCAGTGAAATGTAGAGAGTGTTCTGGATTTGGACATTATGCCAATGAGTGTGGCAATCGACTTCGGAGAAACAAAGGCATGACTGACACTTTGAGTGATGAAAAGTCTGATGATGATCAAGAATCAAATGAATCTGAAAAACACACATCATTATCTGTT GTGTTGCCATACCTGGTCGCAAAAGAAAACACTGAGCTGAAGTCACAAGTATCAAGACTTGAAGTAATCTTAAGTAAGAAAGATCTGGAATTATGCAAAGTCAAGGAGGAGCTTGGGGATGCAAGTCAGATTCTTGCGAAGCTTAATTCAAGTTCATCTAAACTTGACTCACTCTTGATGATTGGAAAGAATGACAAAGCTGGACTTGGCTATATGAATCACCAGTTTGAAATTAGAGAATCCTCCAACACTGAAAGAAAACCAACTATCTTTAACAAAAGAAGCGTTCAAATCTCGAATACTTCACACACTGAAAAAGGTGTTTCATCAAAAGGGCAAATATCTACCAAGAAGTCCAAGTCTAGGAAACGCCACTTTATCTGCCACTATTGTTTTAGACCT ACTAACCTTGCAGGAATATGGTACTTTGACAGTtgctgttcacgccacatgacag GTACAAGGTCTGCTGACAATTGCTATCAACTTGGAGAAGACCTGatgtgcaatcattcaaaggtgAGTGAACTAAACTTGTGGCATCAAAAATTGGGTCATGCAAACTTCAAGACATTAAAGAACCTTGGTAAGTACgatgctgtgagaggtatgcctaatTTATCCTCTGGAATTCCTTATGTTTGTGGAGCATGTCAAAAGG TGGAAAGCCTTGGAGGTAAAAAGGATTCATTTGTTTGTGTGGATGATTTCTCTCGCTTTACATGGGTAAGTTTTCTTAGAGAAAAGTCCGACACATTTGCTGTTTTCAAGAAACTACATGCTAAGATTACTAATCTACATGATTTGAGGGTTG ATCTAACGGGAAAAACTATCGAGGATGATATTGATGGGCTATTGAACGTAAGTGAGACACTGCCTAACACAGATGTTGTACCCA GGTTTGATATTCCCAGTAAGATTCAGAAAAATTATCCATCATCTCAGATCATTGGAGAAGCATTTGGAGGAATGCAAActagaagaaaggagaaggTAGATTATCGGAAAATGATGGGTCTAGTATGCATGACTTCCGTATACTCTCAA agtgccttTTTGAACGGCATTTTGAATGAAGAAGCTTATGTAAGTCAACCTAAAGGGTTTGAAGATCCAAACCACCCGAACCATCTCTACAAGTTGAAGAAGGCATTTTATggacttaaacaagctccaagagcatG GTACCAGGTTGACCCTAAAATCACTCACTTAAAAGCTGTCAAAAGAATTTTGCGATATATATCTGGAACATTTGACTTAGGTTTGTGGTACACCAAGGAAAAAAACACCAATTTAGTAGGTTTTAGTGATGCTGATTGGGCAGGAAACCTTGATGATAGGAAGAGTACCACTGGTGGATGTTTTTATCTTGGTAACAATCTGGTGTCATGttatagtagaaaacaaaattgTGTGTCTCTgtccactgctgaatctgaatatGTTGCAGCTGCTAGTTGTTGTTCACAACTTTTGtag